In Schizosaccharomyces osmophilus chromosome 2, complete sequence, the following proteins share a genomic window:
- the pfs2 gene encoding mRNA cleavage and polyadenylation specificity factor complex, WD repeat protein Pfs2 — MERAENARIIQKPMTRRTVDYGSNLSQYVLNRHLRSNMYHVHVPRPNPNHILNQYPPCEYKYNYANSLCTKYIHTSANKARHVINVVRWTPDGRRLLTGSSTGEFTLWNGLTFNFELINQSHDYAVRCAEWSSDGRWLISGDGGGIIKYFEPNLNNVKILQAHEMEIRDVAFSPNDSKFVTASDDGSLKIWNFQMSTEEQKLTGHGWDVKTVDWHPSKGLLASGSKDNLVKFWDPRTASCLATLHGHKNTIMQASFQNGFGNNYLATVSRDSTCRIFDLRVMKDIRVLRGHEKDINCVTWHPIHGNLLTTGGSDGSVNHYSLDEPPVYSQQKYHEKHPQTTLSSSSHLLYPTAEIPYAHELGIWSMQYHPLGHLLCTGSNDKTTRFWSRSRPDDEESFLDRHHLGEEQSEAVIGQRRAVAEEEDAYEPDEISPMENLSNVNKPYPSMPTLPGLGNAPGFAPSAAAAASSANPQIPGMTHASTQNYGNPSPSTGPFIPGLGSRHQDPYSQSYR, encoded by the coding sequence ATGGAGCGCGCCGAAAATGCTagaattattcaaaagcCTATGACGAGAAGAACCGTTGACTATGGCTCTAATCTTTCCCAATATGTTTTGAACCGGCATCTTCGAAGCAATATGTATCACGTACATGTCCCCAGACCCAATCCTAATCACATTCTTAATCAATATCCTCCATGCGAATATAAATACAACTACGCTAACTCTCTATGTACAAAGTATATTCACACGTCCGCAAACAAGGCACGACATGTTATTAACGTCGTGCGGTGGACACCAGATGGCAGAAGACTTTTAACGGGTTCCTCCACAGGAGAATTTACTTTGTGGAACGGTCTAACATTTAATTTTGAGCTCATTAACCAGAGTCATGATTATGCGGTTCGATGCGCCGAATGGAGCTCAGACGGCCGCTGGCTCATTTCTGGTGACGGAGGTGGTATCATCAAGTATTTTGAACCGAATTTGAATAATGTGAAAATCCTCCAAGCTCATGAAATGGAAATTCGAGATGTAGCTTTCTCACCGAACGATAGTAAGTTTGTTACTGCTAGTGACGACGGTTctctgaagatttggaatTTCCAGATGAGCACTGAAGAACAAAAGCTCACAGGACATGGTTGGGATGTTAAGACGGTGGATTGGCACCCTTCCAAGGGTCTTTTGGCATCTGGTTCCAAAGACAATTTAGTGAAATTTTGGGATCCTCGTACTGCTTCCTGTCTTGCTACATTACATGGACACAAAAATACGATAATGCAGGCAAGCTTTCAAAACGGTTTTGGGAATAATTACCTTGCTACTGTTTCAAGAGATAGCACCTGTCGGATTTTCGATTTACGAGTTATGAAAGATATCCGAGTTTTGCGTGGCCATGAGAAAGATATTAATTGTGTTACATGGCACCCCATCCATGGTAACTTACTTACTACTGGTGGCTCTGATGGAAGCGTCAATCATTACAGTTTGGACGAGCCACCTGTTTATTCCCAGCAAAAATATCACGAAAAACATCCCCAGACCACcctttcatcttcttcccATTTGTTATATCCTACTGCTGAAATTCCTTATGCTCACGAACTCGGTATATGGAGTATGCAATATCATCCGCTAGGCCATTTACTTTGCACTGGTTCCAATGATAAAACCACGAGATTTTGGTCAAGGTCTCGTCcagatgatgaagaatccTTCTTGGACCGCCATCATTTGGGTGAAGAACAATCTGAAGCTGTTATTGGACAGAGACGCGCGGTAgcggaagaagaagatgccTATGAGCCTGATGAAATTTCACCGATGGAAAACTTATCGAACGTGAACAAGCCTTATCCTTCTATGCCTACCTTGCCAGGTTTAGGAAATGCACCTGGATTTGCACCTTCTGCAGCTGCTGCCGCATCTTCAGCGAATCCACAAATTCCCGGAATGACGCATGCTTCTACTCAAAATTACGGAAATCCCTCTCCATCAACTGGCCCGTTTATTCCAGGTTTAGGCTCTCGTCATCAGGATCCTTATTCACAGTCCTATCGTTAA
- the sif3 gene encoding mitochondrial protein produces MSNKQRPTLPPKRTINTKLSTPVHISPPVSSEYSRLTPQRHSPPGFGNHRISSAQELFQRKNNAQKIDHPLGWLLKNRHVDANSHIPQRTTKTSQKLVLLPEDHAVNSFEEDPSVYEDMVPLSSYNMIKSENLSKDKREELGFPRATAYSICDAFQLPKVKHFLRTYHKVRPRKYDETLYAVYHLPLVYGRSDSCRIASGPPPSTEQEDSPSTSSDQSQQQLNEESTSSTSPSASSIAQMYRISEIFVYSYGVIVFWNFTLGQEKDILADLTFAGGENSLMIKPLAEEECEVEDLHFHYAPHTKRPRIYNDMIHIPSADIKMKLVMSHALAQSVKLSRFELRTDVTMNSALVFPKKLALYGHLGLSRAEVIRMSGHLFQLRVDVNLISNVLDTPEFLWDSEPLLLPLYTAFRQYLEIGPRTNVLNKRCKVIFDMLDIFGKSSADRKMNSITWIIIILITLFMIVFMFEVILRLKLAKS; encoded by the exons ATGTCGAATAAACAGCGGCCTACGTTGCCTCCAAAACGGACAATTAATACGAAGCTATCAACCCCAGTTCACATCTCTCCTCCAGTAAGTTCTGAATACTCTCGTTTGACGCCGCAACGGCATAGTCCTCCTGGGTTTGGAAATCATCGAATATCATCAGCCCAGGAACTATTCCAGCGAAAAAATAATGCACAAAAAATAGATCACCCATTAGGTTGGCTACTCAAGAATCGTCATGTGGATGCAAATTCTCATATTCCTCAACGGACGACAAAAACATCGCAAAAGCTAGTACTTCTGCCTGAAGATCATGCTGTCAAttcatttgaagaagatccCAGTGTTTATGAAGATATGGTGCCGCTGAGTTCGTATAACATGATTAAGTCGGAAAACCTTTCAAAGGACAAAAGAGAGGAATTGGGATTTCCAAGAGCCACAGCTTATTCTATATGCGACGCCTTTCAATTACCAAAGGTGAAACATTTTTTGAGAACGTATCACAAGGTTAGACCGAGAAAATACGATGAAACTTTGTACGCTGTTTACCATTTACCATTAGTGTATGGTAGATCAGACTCCTGCCGAATTGCCAGTGGCCCTCCACCGTCAACGGAGCAAGAAGATTCTCCTTCTACCTCTTCCGATCAATCACAACAACAATTGAATGAGGAATCCACCTCCAGCACTTCTCCGTCTGCAAGTTCAATTGCTCAAATGTACCGCATTTCAGAAA tttttgtttattcttATGGTGTCATAGTGTTTTGGAATTTCACTCTAGGTCAGGAAAAAGACATTTTAGCAGATTTAACATTTGCAGGGGGTGAGAACTCATTGATGATAAAACCTTTGGCTGAGGAGGAATGCGAGGTCGAAGatttacattttcattACGCTCCGCATACCAAACGGCCTCGTATTTATAACGATATGATTCATATTCCCTCTGCTGATATCAAAATGAAACTAGTAATGTCTCATGCTCTTGCACAATCCGTCAAGCTTTCTAGGTTTGAACTTCGGACAGACGTGACAATGAATTCGGCCCTAGTTTTCCCAAAAAAACTTGCTTTATATGGCCATCTGGGCCTCTCTAGGGCCGAGGTTATTCGAATGAGTGGGCATTTATTTCAGTTACGTGTAGATGTAAATCTAATCAGTAATGTCTTGGATACACCGGAATTTTTATGGGATTCAGAACCTTTGCTACTTCCTTTGTACACAGCATTTCGACAATATTTAGAAATTGGGCCTCGGACGAATGTTTTAAACAAGCGTTGTAAGGTTATATTCGACATGCTTGATATTTTTGGGAAATCAAGTGCAGacagaaaaatgaattccaTAACATGGATTATCATTATTCTAATTACTTTGTTCatgattgtttttatg TTTGAGGTTATTCTTCGTTTAAAGTTAGCAAAAAGCTAA